A DNA window from Ornithodoros turicata isolate Travis chromosome 10, ASM3712646v1, whole genome shotgun sequence contains the following coding sequences:
- the LOC135370451 gene encoding uncharacterized protein LOC135370451, which yields MCSIIEEPEVVTAYEAKYIVFESCLKQLLQRCPQCLTPDCSVDLFCIGTMVKATVVCPRSHITKWSSQPMCQGKPLGNVLLCSAILFSGSSPTQALRMLSFLGVQTLKAAQYFKFQRHYIFPAVTEVWNNEQQLLLTELKNQALCLAGDGRADSPGHSADFGTYSLMDTAANRIIHLELVKPTEVTSSNKMEKEGLQRALNYLQDQGMTVKTLITDRHTEIKAFMKASHPEVQHRFDVWHVAKGIRKKISAVSRTKQHQVFQMWSPTIVNHLYWCARTSDDNGELTLAKWKTILRHVIDIHEHPDSLHERCAHGDIGERLWLHEGAETFKRLEKIVASPLLMKDVPMLSPHKQTFGLEAFHAVIIHFAPKSSKFSHDGMHAR from the exons ATGTG CTCCATCATTGAAGAGCCAGAGGTCGTAACTGCATATGAAGCAAAATACATTGTCTTCGAGTCATGCCTGAAGCAGCTCCTCCAGAGGTGCCCACAGTGCCTGACTCCAGACTGTAGTGTGGACCTGTTCTGCATCGGGACAATGGTGAAGGCCACGGTTGTCTGCCCCCGATCACACATCACTAAGTGGTCAAGCCAGCCAATGTGCCAAGGAAAACCGCTGGGAAATGTCCTACTGTGCAGTGCAATACTGTTCTCCGGAAGCAGCCCGACACAGGCACTGAGGATGTTGAGCTTCCTGGGCGTGCAGACCTTGAAGGCAGCGCAGTATTTCAAATTTCAGCGGCACTATATTTTCCCTGCAGTTACTGAG GTATGGAACAatgagcagcagctgctgttgACAGAGCTGAAAAACCAAGCTCTGTGCCTCGCTGGCGATGGCCGTGCAGATTCCCCGGGACATTCTGCAGACTTCGGCACGTACTCACTTATGGACACTGCAGCTAACCGTATTATTCATCTGGAGCTGGTGAAG CCTACTGAGGTTACCTCCAGCAATAAAATGGAAAAGGAAGGGCTACAAAGAGCTCTCAACTACCTACAGGACCAGGGCATGACCGTGAAAACACTCATCACTGACAGGCACACTGAAATTAAAGCCTTTATGAAGGCTTCACACCCAGAAGTGCAGCACCGTTTTGATGTCTGGCACGTAGCCAAAG GCATACGTAAGAAAATCAGTGCTGTGTCACGCACAAAGCAGCATCAGGTATTCCAGATGTGGTCCCCAACGATAGTGAACCATCTATATTGGTGTGCAAGGACCAGTGATGACAACGGAGAGTTGACTTTGGCAAAATGGAAAACGATCCTGCGCCATGTCATCGATATCCACGAGCATCCTGACAGCCTCCATGAAAGATGTGCCCACGGTGACATTGGGGAGAGGCTCTGGCTGCATGAAG GGGCGGAAACCTTCAAAAGgctggaaaaaattgtggcatCACCTCTCTTGATGAAGGATGTCCCAATGCTGTCACCGCATAAACAGACCTTCGGACTTGAGGCATTCCATGCTGTAATCATTCACTTTGCCCCAAAGTCATCGAAGTTTTCACATGACGGCATGCATGCACGGTAA